Proteins from a genomic interval of Syngnathus typhle isolate RoL2023-S1 ecotype Sweden linkage group LG15, RoL_Styp_1.0, whole genome shotgun sequence:
- the LOC133168527 gene encoding terminal nucleotidyltransferase 5C-like — protein MEQLQALDKVLTEVIPIHGRGNFPTLQVSAKDIIRLVKDRLVERNIRVKDIRLNGAAASHILVRDNGLDVRDLDIIFGVELPRQEDFQVIKEVVLGSLRDLLPCGVNRHKITCLTMKEAYVPKMVKVFNEHDRWSLISLSNNRAKTVGLRFVSALRRQFEFSVDSFQIILDRMLESYWESDRKHASKVFSETVEAECMYGDFNQAVEHLRHRLIATHHPEEIRGGGLLKYSHLLVRNFRPASETEIKSLERYMCSRFFIDFSDVKEQQRKIEAYLHCHFTGSEESAKYDYLMTLWRVIDESTVCLMGHERRQTLNMITVLALKVLGEQNAIPNTANVTCFYQPAPYMSEPIYSSYFIAQAQPSLVYHPYPLHVHMQSGLV, from the exons ATGGAGCAACTCCAAGCTCTGGATAAAGTCCTAACTGAGGTCATTCCCATCCACGGGCGAGGGAATTTTCCCACACTGCAGGTGAGTGCCAAAGACATCATCCGCTTGGTCAAGGATCGACTTGTAGAAAGAAACATCCGGGTTAAGGATATACGTCTGAATGGAGCCGCGGCCAGCCACATCCTGGTGAGGGACAATGGCCTGGACGTCAGGGACTTAGACATTATTTTTGGAGTGGAGTTACCTAGGCAGGAGGACTTCCAGGTGATCAAGGAGGTGGTGCTGGGCAGCCTGAGAGACCTCCTCCCATGTGGAGTTAACAGACACAAGATCACCTGCCTCACCATGAAAGAAGCTTACGTACCAAAGATGGTGAAAGTCTTCAACGAGCACGACAGATGGAGCCTCATCTCTCTGTCCAACAACAGAGCCAAAACGGTGGGCCTGAGATTCGTCAGCGCCCTCCGTCGGCAGTTTGAATTTAGCGTTGACTCCTTCCAGATCATCCTGGACCGCATGCTGGAGTCCTACTGGGAGAGTGACAGGAAACACGCAAGCAAGGTGTTCTCAGA GACTGTGGAGGCAGAGTGCATGTATGGTGACTTCAACCAGGCCGTGGAGCACCTACGGCATCGCCTCATTGCCACACACCACCCCGAGGAGATCCGAGGAGGGGGGCTGCTGAAATACAGCCACCTCCTAGTGAGGAACTTCCGTCCAGCCAGCGAGACGGAGATCAAGTCTTTGGAAAGGTACATGTGCTCGCGCTTCTTCATCGACTTTTCCGATGTGAAGGAGCAGCAGCGCAAGATCGAAGCCTACCTGCACTGCCACTTCACGGGCAGCGAGGAGAGCGCCAAATACGACTATCTGATGACTCTGTGGCGCGTCATCGACGAAAGCACCGTGTGCCTGATGGGCCACGAGAGGAGGCAGACGCTTAACATGATCACAGTCCTGGCTCTGAAGGTACTGGGGGAGCAAAACGCCATACCCAACACCGCCAACGTCACCTGCTTTTACCAACCGGCCCCTTACATGAGCGAGCCCATCTACAGCAGCTACTTCATCGCGCAGGCCCAACCCTCGCTCGTCTACCATCCCTACCCGCTCCACGTCCACATGCAAAGCGGCCTGGTGTAG